In the genome of Deltaproteobacteria bacterium, one region contains:
- a CDS encoding ABC transporter substrate-binding protein yields the protein MRTQDRTENKKSAAGRWPAWMLFTLVLTLFVACRGDTPERMLRIGLPEEPRTLNIWLASDANSRKILTQIYQALYIRDPKTLELIPWLAVEAPVYDEENISYRIGLRKAKWADGSDFTADDVVFTGRIITDFNIPGYASRWKAIKKIETPDAHTVIFYLKKPSATFLSRALIAPIVSSREWKALTEAAQKAEKPLRTLQSFRIEHPMGTGPFVVKEYKAGAYLHMVRNPYFFGSGQEIGGHLLGPFIDSILFEFYGTSDVAILALKKGNIDMFWWGIQPGYIENLTLEPHIRVFHNQKSALYYMGFNVRKPPFDDVVLRRAIATIIDKEFIISRILQGYGTVLNSVVPPGNAFYHNPRVVRYGEGLDHDRRVKLAYELLKARGYSWEVPPVDSQGRVTRGEELRLPNGTPMQRITILTPPADYDPRRAFAGLMIQEWMRDLGIMVYARPMAFSALLEQVKGKRDFDAFILGYGKLNLDPDYVGTFFYSKQDKERGWNMSGYRNKTFDALRNKQRGQMDRYKRRETIWEMQRILMEDVPYIPLYNPNVLEAARTDRFSGWVEMVEGIGNIWSFCCVKPIDG from the coding sequence ATGAGAACACAAGACCGTACAGAAAATAAAAAGAGTGCCGCCGGCAGATGGCCGGCCTGGATGCTGTTTACGCTGGTTTTGACCCTGTTTGTTGCCTGTCGGGGTGACACACCGGAGCGCATGCTGCGCATCGGTTTGCCCGAGGAGCCCAGAACGCTCAACATCTGGCTGGCAAGCGATGCGAATTCACGCAAGATTTTGACCCAGATCTACCAGGCGTTGTATATCCGCGACCCGAAGACCCTGGAACTGATACCATGGTTGGCGGTCGAAGCACCGGTGTATGATGAGGAAAACATCTCCTACAGGATCGGGCTGAGAAAAGCAAAATGGGCTGATGGATCGGATTTCACCGCCGACGATGTGGTGTTCACCGGCAGGATCATCACCGATTTTAACATTCCGGGTTATGCCAGCAGATGGAAGGCGATAAAAAAGATTGAGACACCGGATGCACACACGGTGATTTTTTATTTGAAAAAGCCTTCGGCCACCTTTTTATCCAGGGCGCTGATTGCACCGATCGTTTCTAGCAGGGAGTGGAAAGCACTGACCGAGGCGGCCCAAAAGGCCGAGAAGCCGCTTAGAACGCTGCAGAGCTTTCGGATCGAACACCCCATGGGAACCGGCCCCTTCGTGGTCAAGGAATATAAAGCGGGTGCCTACCTGCACATGGTGAGAAATCCCTACTTCTTCGGCAGCGGCCAGGAGATCGGCGGGCATTTGCTGGGGCCCTTTATCGACAGTATTCTGTTCGAGTTCTACGGGACTTCGGACGTGGCCATCCTGGCTCTCAAAAAGGGCAACATCGACATGTTCTGGTGGGGGATCCAACCCGGCTACATCGAGAATCTGACGCTTGAGCCTCACATCCGCGTATTTCACAATCAGAAAAGCGCTCTTTATTACATGGGGTTCAATGTCCGCAAACCGCCCTTTGACGATGTCGTTTTGAGGAGGGCCATCGCCACGATCATCGACAAGGAGTTTATCATTTCACGGATTCTGCAAGGGTACGGCACCGTGTTGAATTCGGTGGTGCCGCCGGGAAACGCGTTTTATCACAATCCCCGGGTTGTACGCTACGGCGAGGGGCTGGACCATGATCGGCGTGTCAAACTGGCTTATGAACTTTTGAAGGCCAGGGGATACAGTTGGGAGGTTCCGCCGGTTGACAGTCAGGGCAGGGTAACCAGGGGTGAAGAATTGCGCTTACCGAACGGAACCCCCATGCAGCGGATCACGATCCTGACGCCTCCGGCCGACTATGACCCCCGGCGGGCCTTTGCCGGGTTGATGATTCAGGAGTGGATGCGTGATCTGGGCATAATGGTCTATGCCCGCCCCATGGCCTTCAGCGCCCTTCTGGAGCAGGTGAAGGGCAAACGGGATTTCGACGCTTTTATCCTGGGGTATGGAAAACTCAATCTGGATCCTGATTACGTGGGGACGTTTTTCTATTCGAAGCAGGACAAGGAGCGCGGCTGGAACATGAGCGGCTACCGGAACAAGACATTCGACGCACTCAGGAACAAGCAGCGCGGACAGATGGATCGATACAAACGCCGTGAAACCATATGGGAAATGCAGCGGATACTAATGGAGGACGTTCCCTATATACCGCTGTACAACCCCAACGTGCTGGAGGCGGCCCGCACGGATCGTTTTTCCGGATGGGTGGAGATGGTCGAGGGGATCGGCAACATCTGGTCGTTCTGTTGCGTCAAACCCATTGATGGCTGA
- a CDS encoding glutathione synthase has protein sequence MEIAFMMDNLETIDPQWETTSYLMYECNQRGHTVYFLEPHDVYIRDNRVVARMWNITVPPDLGIVDYWKCLIQCLQKDDLIFEILTDLDALFLRKNPPLNYQVMELLAPVNGNVFMINSTGGQILGNSKLYILNFPGIIPETHVSRDPLRLKKIIDDFGGAMVIKPLQRFGGEGVIKVSNRDQENLNSLIGYYVKDYKRYPEREQIMVQEYIHVVKSHGDVRILLLNGEIMGAYRRTPREGDFRTNVHAGGTVHKHRVDRKQREICAAIKDKLICDGLYFVGIDLIGDKLVEINCVSPGGIPRINRLDGVKLEADVIDFIERKVAELKHENTRPYRK, from the coding sequence ATGGAAATCGCCTTTATGATGGACAATCTGGAAACGATTGATCCACAATGGGAAACCACCAGTTACTTGATGTACGAATGCAATCAACGGGGGCATACGGTCTATTTTCTCGAGCCCCACGATGTGTACATCAGGGACAACCGGGTGGTGGCAAGAATGTGGAACATCACCGTGCCGCCGGATCTGGGCATTGTCGACTACTGGAAGTGCCTGATTCAATGCCTGCAAAAAGACGACCTCATTTTCGAGATCCTGACGGATCTGGACGCCTTGTTTTTAAGGAAAAACCCGCCCTTGAACTACCAGGTCATGGAATTGCTGGCGCCCGTGAACGGCAATGTATTCATGATCAACAGCACCGGCGGCCAGATATTGGGCAACAGCAAACTCTACATCCTCAATTTTCCGGGTATCATTCCCGAAACCCATGTCTCCAGGGACCCCTTGCGGCTAAAGAAGATAATCGACGATTTCGGCGGTGCCATGGTGATCAAACCGTTGCAGCGGTTTGGCGGAGAAGGGGTCATCAAGGTAAGCAACCGCGACCAGGAAAACCTCAATTCCCTGATCGGCTACTATGTCAAGGACTACAAAAGGTACCCCGAACGTGAACAAATCATGGTACAGGAATACATCCATGTCGTAAAATCCCACGGCGATGTCCGCATCTTGCTGCTGAACGGCGAGATAATGGGCGCATACCGCAGAACGCCCAGAGAGGGGGATTTCCGCACCAACGTCCATGCCGGTGGAACCGTACACAAACATCGGGTCGACCGGAAGCAGCGTGAGATATGCGCGGCCATCAAGGACAAGCTCATTTGCGACGGCCTTTATTTTGTGGGAATCGATCTGATCGGAGATAAACTGGTGGAGATAAACTGCGTGAGCCCGGGCGGCATACCGAGAATCAACCGTCTCGATGGGGTCAAACTCGAAGCGGATGTCATCGATTTTATCGAACGGAAAGTGGCAGAACTGAAGCATGAGAACACAAGACCGTACAGAAAATAA
- a CDS encoding cyclic nucleotide-binding domain-containing protein: MLKTLRSWLNIYADETGLFFWTLVLRFLLVGGFIILSNYADTTFLSRYDVQKMPIIMFLNAILAVGIISFLSGFIARMPGTRLLAIIFIFCGTAIGILRLLIPMGFPLIYPVLYVLKTQFESVISLLYLNLTNDLFNVRQSKRLFPLISAGAIVSQIILSFGTPYMARTIDLDNLLLIYTLIMLAGAVVLGQIGKNFPTLLVKEKRGGGKKKKPGFLDQFKRVRPMIRGSLLIKILILLFLLPNVVLPIMNFQFNVVVDESFNLEPGKLAFLSYFRGTMSAISLVILLFVGRFYGRWGLPTALMIHPVNYILAFVGLLLRFNKFAAGYARLSTNVLKSTIHLPARAVLTGLLPSDQRAVMMPFLRGYAIKAGTLTGAGLMVVFNQLFHPRYLSLVALPVVVAMAITPYILKRNYSRILLNLISKGMLDLKSMEKRDMDELFRDRKIREQLMETFRATRGKECLWYAGLMKSLAVEELDANILNMLQEQDDQTRIGLLALLSSAPEAEAAEVFPKLVDYRKPALMAAIITAANRLDLALSWQLNREAYAQAEAPEVRALAAAGLCRREPEKYCNIIDTWLQASSRDDRLAGVIAAGASKDARFVEQLKEILAEEENHFMAHRVIQSLHQLDAPGINGLVKPFLGHDDQQVRRSALEAFNIEDDDTLRVAIAMMGDASETLHRLAREKIKAAEYQNGQLLIESLNIPRRKIREGVFDLLETLNIGDIEAYRFARTQLNACYAYLVAVAYVKRYPDSEARSLLVDHLEQKSRLEIENVLRVLALQDKTGQMKIVGRGIYSADGMQRANSMEALDDLLDRSLSKILLPLLGGASFSEKLAVGRRHFKLPAFGEGKQSYLEWLEERNEWLSLHLYLNLIAPERLEETDRDALMTLEATAEDSLKKAARKVLINAGLLERAKERDMAKEVVITDKILLLKKIEMFEGLTVSELAAVGSVTEEVQYEPGEIVIKRGDMGETMYLIISGEVSVHIGDAGGNEIEVDRIREGDYFGEMALFEDVPRSATIRTESESRLLVLHKQEFNEIVREYPQIALTICKVLSSRIRTLHEKIKQGSHPG, from the coding sequence ATGCTGAAAACCCTGCGCAGCTGGCTGAACATCTATGCGGATGAAACCGGGCTGTTTTTCTGGACCCTGGTGCTGCGCTTCCTGCTGGTGGGCGGCTTCATCATCCTGAGCAACTACGCCGACACGACCTTTCTGTCACGGTACGACGTACAGAAGATGCCCATCATCATGTTCCTCAACGCGATTCTGGCGGTGGGCATCATCAGTTTCCTGTCCGGGTTCATCGCCCGCATGCCCGGCACCCGCCTGCTAGCCATTATTTTCATTTTCTGCGGCACGGCCATCGGCATCCTCCGGTTGCTGATTCCCATGGGATTCCCTCTGATCTACCCGGTGCTGTATGTGTTGAAGACGCAATTCGAGTCGGTGATCAGCCTGCTGTATCTGAATCTGACCAACGACCTTTTCAACGTCCGCCAGTCCAAAAGGCTTTTCCCGCTGATTTCCGCCGGTGCCATCGTGAGCCAGATCATTTTGAGCTTCGGCACGCCCTACATGGCGCGAACCATCGATCTGGACAACCTGCTTTTGATCTATACTCTGATCATGCTTGCCGGGGCCGTGGTGCTGGGACAGATCGGAAAAAATTTTCCCACACTGCTGGTGAAGGAAAAAAGGGGCGGCGGAAAGAAAAAAAAGCCCGGTTTCCTGGACCAGTTCAAACGGGTGAGGCCGATGATCAGGGGATCGCTGCTGATCAAGATCCTGATCCTGCTGTTTCTGCTTCCCAATGTGGTCCTGCCGATCATGAACTTTCAGTTCAATGTGGTTGTCGACGAAAGTTTCAACCTGGAGCCGGGTAAACTGGCATTCTTGAGCTATTTCAGGGGCACCATGAGCGCGATCAGCCTGGTGATCCTGCTGTTCGTGGGCAGATTCTACGGCCGCTGGGGTCTGCCCACGGCCTTGATGATTCATCCGGTGAACTACATTCTGGCCTTTGTAGGGCTGCTTTTGCGGTTTAACAAGTTTGCAGCGGGTTATGCCCGTTTGTCCACCAATGTGCTGAAATCCACCATTCACCTCCCGGCCCGGGCGGTCCTCACGGGGCTGCTGCCGTCCGACCAGCGGGCCGTGATGATGCCGTTTTTAAGGGGCTATGCCATCAAGGCCGGGACACTTACCGGGGCGGGCCTCATGGTCGTTTTCAACCAGCTGTTTCACCCCCGCTACCTCTCGCTGGTGGCCCTGCCCGTTGTGGTGGCCATGGCCATCACCCCCTACATTCTAAAGCGCAACTATTCCAGGATATTGCTGAATCTGATTTCCAAGGGGATGCTGGACCTGAAATCCATGGAAAAGCGGGATATGGACGAGCTTTTCCGGGACAGGAAGATTCGCGAACAGCTGATGGAGACTTTCCGCGCGACGCGTGGGAAAGAGTGCCTGTGGTATGCGGGCCTGATGAAGTCGCTGGCGGTCGAAGAACTGGACGCCAACATTCTGAACATGTTGCAGGAACAGGACGACCAGACCCGCATAGGACTTCTCGCCCTGCTTTCTTCGGCACCGGAGGCGGAGGCGGCCGAGGTTTTTCCCAAACTGGTCGACTATCGCAAGCCGGCCCTGATGGCCGCCATCATTACGGCGGCCAACCGGCTGGACCTGGCGTTGTCTTGGCAGCTCAATCGCGAGGCGTATGCGCAAGCGGAGGCTCCCGAGGTCAGAGCCCTTGCAGCCGCGGGCCTCTGCCGCCGGGAGCCGGAAAAGTACTGCAATATCATCGACACGTGGCTGCAGGCCTCTTCCCGGGACGACCGGCTGGCGGGTGTCATTGCCGCCGGGGCCTCGAAAGATGCCCGCTTTGTTGAACAACTGAAGGAGATTCTGGCGGAGGAAGAAAACCACTTCATGGCCCACCGGGTGATCCAGAGCCTGCATCAGCTCGACGCACCCGGTATCAACGGACTCGTCAAGCCCTTTCTCGGTCACGACGATCAACAGGTGCGCCGGTCCGCCCTGGAAGCGTTCAACATCGAAGATGATGACACGCTGAGGGTGGCGATAGCCATGATGGGCGACGCTTCCGAAACACTGCACCGCCTGGCCAGGGAAAAGATCAAAGCGGCCGAGTACCAGAACGGCCAGTTGCTGATCGAGTCGCTCAACATACCGCGGCGCAAGATCCGCGAAGGTGTTTTCGACCTTTTGGAAACGCTGAATATCGGCGATATCGAAGCCTATCGTTTTGCACGGACGCAACTGAATGCATGCTATGCCTATCTCGTGGCGGTGGCGTATGTCAAAAGGTATCCCGATTCCGAAGCCCGCAGCCTCCTGGTGGATCACCTGGAGCAGAAAAGCAGACTGGAAATCGAAAATGTGTTGCGGGTGCTGGCCTTGCAGGACAAAACCGGACAGATGAAGATCGTCGGACGGGGAATTTATTCTGCGGACGGCATGCAGAGAGCCAACAGCATGGAAGCGTTGGACGATCTTCTGGACCGGTCCCTGTCGAAGATTCTGCTGCCGCTTTTAGGGGGGGCGTCTTTCTCGGAGAAACTGGCTGTCGGGAGGCGGCACTTCAAACTTCCCGCGTTCGGTGAGGGCAAGCAAAGCTATCTGGAGTGGCTGGAAGAGCGGAATGAATGGTTGTCGCTCCACCTCTATCTGAATCTGATTGCCCCGGAGCGGTTGGAAGAGACGGACCGGGACGCCTTGATGACTCTCGAAGCGACCGCGGAAGATTCCCTGAAGAAGGCCGCCCGCAAGGTGTTGATCAACGCCGGGCTGCTGGAACGTGCAAAGGAGCGTGACATGGCCAAAGAGGTTGTCATTACCGACAAGATACTGCTGTTGAAGAAAATTGAAATGTTCGAGGGGCTCACCGTATCGGAACTGGCGGCCGTCGGATCGGTGACGGAGGAGGTGCAATATGAACCCGGTGAGATCGTCATCAAAAGAGGGGACATGGGAGAAACCATGTACCTGATCATCAGCGGGGAGGTGTCCGTTCACATCGGCGATGCCGGGGGAAACGAAATTGAAGTGGATCGTATCCGGGAGGGGGACTATTTCGGGGAAATGGCACTCTTCGAGGACGTCCCCCGCTCGGCCACCATCCGTACGGAAAGTGAGTCCCGATTGCTGGTCCTGCACAAACAGGAATTCAACGAAATCGTCAGGGAGTATCCCCAGATAGCATTGACGATCTGCAAAGTGTTGAGCAGCCGCATCCGCACCCTGCATGAAAAAATAAAGCAGGGGTCCCATCCCGGGTAA
- a CDS encoding formylglycine-generating enzyme family protein, with protein MHTNSTVRHTPFYLVLLVLLTALAGPQPSLALEKTYRNTIGMTFVLIPAGTFVMGSPENEAGRDRHGGEEQHTVTLTKPIYMQSTEVTVDQWESIMGKPLIGWRRGAGNMPVTRVSWNDCQKFIEKLNARGEGVYRLPTEAEWEYACRAGTQTPFSWGDKIECDKAMYGNKKGSGACLQYLHTLKLDAGKPAPVKTFAPNAWGLYDMQGNVWEWCQDWYGDYDLEPVKDPTGPSEGNHRVRRGGGWASKWYDLRSANRAYSHPSNRIKIIGFRVAREAL; from the coding sequence ATGCACACGAACAGCACAGTCAGACACACACCTTTTTATCTTGTCCTTCTGGTTTTGCTGACGGCGCTGGCGGGTCCGCAACCCAGCCTGGCCCTTGAAAAAACCTATCGCAACACCATCGGTATGACCTTTGTCCTTATTCCGGCAGGCACGTTTGTCATGGGCAGCCCGGAAAACGAAGCCGGGCGGGACAGACACGGCGGAGAGGAACAGCATACCGTCACGCTGACCAAGCCGATATACATGCAGTCCACGGAAGTGACCGTCGATCAGTGGGAAAGCATCATGGGCAAGCCGCTGATTGGGTGGCGACGGGGCGCCGGCAACATGCCGGTTACCCGCGTTTCGTGGAATGACTGCCAGAAATTTATCGAGAAACTCAACGCGAGGGGCGAAGGGGTGTACCGGCTGCCCACGGAGGCGGAGTGGGAATACGCCTGCCGGGCGGGTACGCAGACGCCTTTTTCGTGGGGGGACAAGATCGAGTGCGACAAAGCCATGTACGGGAACAAAAAGGGGTCGGGGGCCTGCCTGCAGTACCTGCATACGCTGAAGCTTGACGCCGGAAAACCGGCCCCGGTCAAGACCTTTGCCCCCAATGCCTGGGGGCTTTACGACATGCAAGGCAACGTCTGGGAATGGTGCCAGGACTGGTATGGCGATTACGATCTGGAACCCGTCAAGGACCCCACGGGCCCATCCGAGGGCAACCATCGGGTGCGCCGCGGCGGTGGCTGGGCTTCGAAATGGTATGACCTGCGTTCCGCCAACCGGGCCTATTCACACCCGTCCAACCGGATCAAGATCATCGGGTTCAGAGTGGCCAGGGAAGCGCTTTAA
- a CDS encoding RimK family alpha-L-glutamate ligase — protein MQIGIITVRDGSYHPNGRLMEAAAARGHRAELIHPYRLWPWIDSRGLGCQGEPDPQSLDVVLPRQGATIGDSSLALLHHLGCMGLPLVNDADAVRLSRSQILTLQALATRKLPVPETLFVNSPAGFDRAVVLLGGYPVVVKQVSGRQGTGIRLVEDSARAQAVIANELDRRAGILVQRFIPPANRRDIRVMVVAGRIAGAMEMKPRQGDFRANFHLTGESRAVRLARGHEKLALEATGATGLDIAGVDMIVDGHGRSYIVEVNYSPGFKGLEKATGLDIAGCMIDCAAAKSGAREAGKIKKTNTKH, from the coding sequence ATGCAAATTGGCATCATCACCGTACGCGACGGCAGCTACCACCCCAACGGCCGGCTCATGGAGGCGGCGGCCGCACGCGGCCACCGGGCGGAGCTGATCCACCCCTACAGGCTGTGGCCCTGGATAGACAGCCGGGGGCTGGGATGCCAGGGAGAGCCGGATCCCCAATCCCTGGATGTGGTCCTGCCGCGCCAGGGAGCCACCATCGGCGATTCCAGCCTGGCGCTCCTCCACCACCTCGGCTGCATGGGACTACCCCTGGTCAATGATGCCGATGCCGTCCGCCTGTCCCGCAGTCAAATTTTAACCCTGCAGGCACTGGCGACCAGGAAGCTGCCGGTGCCGGAAACCCTGTTCGTCAACTCGCCGGCCGGCTTCGACAGGGCCGTCGTTCTGCTGGGCGGCTATCCCGTGGTGGTCAAACAGGTCAGCGGCCGCCAGGGTACCGGGATCCGCCTGGTGGAAGATAGCGCACGGGCGCAGGCGGTGATCGCAAACGAACTCGATCGGCGCGCCGGAATCCTGGTGCAGCGCTTTATCCCCCCCGCCAACCGCCGTGACATACGGGTAATGGTGGTGGCCGGAAGAATCGCGGGCGCCATGGAGATGAAACCCCGGCAGGGAGACTTCCGGGCCAACTTCCATCTTACCGGTGAAAGCCGTGCCGTCCGGCTTGCCCGGGGGCATGAAAAGCTGGCCCTGGAGGCGACCGGCGCCACCGGTCTGGACATCGCCGGCGTGGACATGATCGTAGACGGCCACGGCCGGAGCTATATCGTCGAAGTCAACTATTCGCCGGGATTCAAAGGGCTGGAAAAAGCCACCGGACTGGACATCGCCGGCTGCATGATCGATTGTGCGGCAGCCAAGTCCGGCGCCCGGGAGGCGGGTAAAATTAAAAAAACAAACACCAAACACTAA